The Taeniopygia guttata chromosome 1A, bTaeGut7.mat, whole genome shotgun sequence DNA window ctccttctccttctccttctccttcttcttctccttctccttctcctttcccttctccttctctcctccttccccttctcctcctccttctctcctccttctccttctccttctccttctccttctccttctccttctccttctccttctccttctcctcctcctctcctcctccttctccttctccttctccttctccttctccttctccttctccttctccttctccttctccttctccttctccttctccttctccttctccttctccttctcctccttgtccttctcctctcattaaaaaaaatttaaaaattcataattcCCATAACACAAAATGTTACCATaggaaatttttcctttctccaccCCTCTTCATTTCCAAggtgtgggtctcagattcagtcaaagaaagaaactgagaatttctagccaggcagatgcctgggaaagagttggaaaagaatgtaaataattctttatctctcttgtttttcacattgtttatagttaagttctatcatTTTGCACCAATggttgggttgttttcacttcagaaccaacggagttggtcctcacaaagctctgtataaaagatccatgtattttgaataaatcagagttttactctcacagccttctggtcagtctcttcattcccatcctgcctcgacagcgacaccAAGGCAATATTTTGACTTTTCCAGGTGCCTCCAAGCACAATTTGCAGCGCTGCCTTGGGACAGAATCCAGGCCCAGCAACTGCTTCTTGCTGGATTAATAGTAGgtaattaaaatggaaataattaacCTGATGAGAAACCATCCCAGGCTGCCAACCTGAGCTTTATAAACTattttttgggatcattttCCCCGAGCACATGGAATTATTAGGGATTAATCAGAAATACTTCTGAGAAGATGAACTCACATCCTGAGTACGTTTTATGCACTCTGTGCAAGAACCTGTGAGAGCTGATAAGAAATTAATTAAGTCCTGCTTAAATcctcacaggaaaacaaaaggtgGAGTTTGGCCCATTCTGCTCCTTGAGGCAgagttttgctttctgtttctgGAAAATGAATGCAAAGGAATATTTTTGCCCTGGAAGGAGATGGATCCTTCCAGGATGGGTGTTTGTCTCCCCTTGGACACTGGACTAATCTCTAGTCCTGATTAAAATCCAGCTTTTTTTACCCAGAAATCTCCAGTTCAAGAATCACATCCAACAACACAACCCCTTCCATGAGCCACATCCATGGAGAAACCTGGAATTCCTCAACCACTTCCACTTGTGGTGCTGCATCCCTCCAGCTTCCCCTTCCTTGGAGCTGCTGGGCGGCCTCAGGAATTCCCACCTGGATGGTGAAGTGTCCCTTGACCAAAccagctgggcagggaacaTCCCTTGACCACACCAGGGACTTGTGCATGTTAAAGGTGGGAGAATTGTCCATATCAAGAGCCCCAGTTGCCTGAGCAAGGTGAGGAATGAGAGATAATCCCTTATTTCCTGAAGGCTTTGGAATGTCACAGCCTGGAATCATCCCAAGTGGAAAAGTACCATTGTTAGCagagctttgaaaaaaaaccctccagtAATTTCCAGCTTGGGTGGAAACTTCCTGATTATTTATGggaaatcatggaatcatagaatgacttggaaaggatcttaaggatcatccagtgccacccctgccatggtagggacacctcccactgtcccaggctgctccagccccagtgtccaacatTTCCTTgggcattccagggatccaggggcagccccagctgctctggcaatcccagcccagccaggaattcctcattcccaagatcccatccatggctgccctctggcagtgggagccattccctgtgtcctgtccctgcaggccttgtccccagtccctctgcagctctcctggagcccctccaggccctggaatgtgctggaagctctccctggatccttctcctctccaggggagcacctGGAGAAcaaggacacagggaatggctcccactgccagagggcagccatggatgggatcttgggaatgaggaattcctggctgggctgggattgccagagcagctggggctgcccctggatccctggaatgtccaaggaaaggctggacactggggctggagcagcctgggacggtgggaggtgtccctgccatggcagggtgggaaaaaattattttaagatcccttcccacccaaacttTTCCATAATCCtataaaatttatattgaaCCTGGTTTTGCCAATACCACTGATGGTGGCAGTGAGGAGACAGCGGTGACAACCCAGCCCAAAAATTGCTTCTCAGACCTTCAAAGCACTTGAAAAGAGACAACCCCTAAAGCATGAGCTTGGATGTGGGGTGGTGAATTCTTTTGGAAATCCAGACGCTGTGTCCAGCCCCTGGTGTTCTCCCTGCCTCAAGGGAGGGATGCTTTAGGATCACATCCTTGTCCTGGTGCTGGATGGGAAGGATCCTTTGGTGCTGTGCCTCAGGGAGTGCACAAAGAGCTCCCTGAGGCAGGGACCTGGCAAGGCTCTGTGGGATGATCCTACAAATCAGCCTGTCAGGGAAAATTCCCTGTCTGACCAccccggagctgctctggaaCTCACAATTCCTGAGCTGGGAATTCCTTCCCACCTCCACCCCACACTCACAGGCTCAGACCACTCACTCCAGGCTTCCCATGGCAGCGTCTCAAATGTCTCAatcctaaaaataatttaatctcagtgcaataatgaaataataaaacaacaGCTCGAGCTTGTGCCCCTCAGGAGGCAAAGGAAAATTCTGgattcctcagctcctgccatggCTCTGAGTGTCTGGTCACTTGGCTGGACCACAGGTCCCTGTCCCTTTGCTGGTCAGTGCCagcttgtgggaatccagggcttccctctgctgccctgggaccctggcaggggtcagaacccccctggacagagctcccagagacactgtctgtgatctctgtccatggaaaagagttttcaatcttacaggatgaattacaagctctgagtgtttgatatcagtaataattaagtgtggcacaggtgcaaaagtaaaattttaggattctagatgaggggtccaaaggggacaagatggaggaaattgggtgtgtcttgtcctttttctccttcttcatgccctccatgtttcactgtggtgttggcatttttctgttggtttaggctggggacacactgtccaacgtaggtgacagatattggcacgttattgtaaatccagcacaggtagtttgtggtatttaatgtttgtaccatcccactgagggcagagccccacacgctgccctgcaggacagagctgcggcagggcagcagaacatgttagagataaacagaataaacaaccttgaaaccagcacagaccaattatggcttcttctttggcaatggggctgaaagacagagaatttccacaatcttggaatcatcaatacctcagattccaacaccaGCTCACATCCCCTTGTCACCCCCCAGAGCCTGAGCATATGCACTGAGTGCATTCCTCAACAACCAGTCATCCCCTAGTCTGGTTTTTCATGGAAAAGCTCCAGGATTTTCATGGAAAAGAGTTGTAAAATGTGCCTTTCCCAGGGATCACAACCCTCCAATCTGACCAGTGGAAACTCTCACCCAGTTTTGCTTATGAGCTCATTTGCATCAGCAGCACCAAAACCCTCACCTGGAAATTTCAGACACGATTGGATTTTTTACATCTTTTGAAGGAATTCTtgaaaagaaaggcaaagtCTTCCCACAccgagttttctttcccacaagGTGAGATGATCACGCTCAGCTCTTGCACAAACTGCTGTGAACCCTGCCCTGCTGACTTGTTTTTTATAACTCTCACCCCGTGGTATAAACTGTTTTTTATAACTCTCACCCAGCCCATCCAGAGTACAGCCACAAGCACCACCAGCCAGCTGTGGTAGTCCTCAGCTGCAATGCAACTATGTGGATTCTTggcttcttctttcttcagcatcttaatattaatattgaattttttttaaaaagggttGGGATTAAATATGTGAGATGGTATTTCTTGAGTTTTATAGTATTTCACGCTAATAAACCAAAAAATTGAGTTGTATCTCTTTCTTtagaaggtttttttaaagatgaaCTGTTTAATTATGAAATgatacttaaattatttttacttttaacttaaTGACTAACTACCTGTGGCCtgcaatgtggactttttttATCCAGTTATACAAagccacccaaacccatgaagaagaaggtgaagaaggaccagcctctgccctaaaacctccatcttgttatatatatatatatattgctaTATTCTAACCCTTaactctgagtttcccaccctgtgatatcacacacttctatccaaactccacccccacaatcccagtGCTGCCATTCCATTCTGGAAGCTTCTCCATGGCCTCAGGTCACGGGTGCAACCTCTCTTCTGCTTCAGGGGTGTTAATTGAGGTTAATTCTCTTTCATTGAATGGCAGAGGGAGATTTTATTCCCCTGACATGAAGATTTGGCCATTGGCTGTGAAATGTTATCGAAGTTAccctttgtttttccttttctagagTGTGGggctatttttgttttgctattactgacaaaacaacaacaacaacaacaacaacaacaacaacaacaaaacccacgtgaaaataaataaagggtAGCTTCGAGTAGAATCTGTGGGATCTGAGTTCTACAAATGCTGTGGGATGGAGACTGactgcaggagctctgcagaactcccagggctggagcacggCTCGTTTTCAATTTTTGACATTTCTGTGGGCACTGGTATgttccagctccagcactggaaTTCATGGAACCCCTCAGacctgttggaatctgtggtgttgatgattctgagattgtagaaagtctctgtctttctgccctgttgccaaagaagagccataattggtctgtgctggtttcagggttgtttattctgtttatctctaacatgttctgctgccctgccgcagctctgtcctgcagggcagcgtgtggggctctgccctcagtgggatggtacaaacattaaataccacaaactacctgtgctggatttacaataacgtgccaatatctgtcacctacgttggacagtgtgtccccagcctgaaccaacagaaaaatgccaacaccacagtgaaacatggagggcatgaagaaggagaaaaaggacaaggcacacccaatttcctccatcttgtcccctttggacccctcatctagaatcctaaaattttacttttgcacccatgccacacttaattattgcttatatcaaacactcagagctggtaattcatcctgtaagattgaagacttttccatggacagagatcacagacagtgtctctgggggctctgtccaggggggttcctgacccctgccagggttccagggcagcagagggatgctctggattcccacacagaGCCACGGGCGGGCACGGGAGGGAGGAGCTGCATCCCCCCAGGACACCGCGATTCGGGATTGCATCCCTTCCCAAGGTGCTGCACCCCAAAAGAACCACGAATCTCCTCGTATTGCAGCAACCCCCAAATTACATCCCTCCAGGAGTATCCCATCCcctttccccatcccatcctgcaCTCCCGGGCCACGAACCCAAATAtttcatcctcttcctcccgGGGCATCTCACACTCGCTGGATACTGTCTGCATCCCTGTATTTCATCCCTTTCGGGGCATTGCGTCCCGGGGTACCGAATTTCCCCCGGGTACCGAATTCCCCCCGGGTACCGAATCCCCCCAAGCACcgcatcccctccctgcccccgcTGCCATtcccggcggggcggcgcgTCCCACCCGGTGGCTCCGGCTCGAAAGCGAAAGCGAAACCGTTCGAGGCCACACCGGGACGACGACAGCGGCAGGGAAGTGAGGGAAGCATCGCGGAGCTGCCGCTGGAGCCGGTCCCGTACCGGGGCCATGgcaccgccgctgctgctgcagctgctctgcgGCACCGCCGCTCTCCTGCTGCTCCGCTCCGCCGCCGAACCCGGTAAGGGTGGCAGCCCCGGGCTCCCCACCGCTTGTCCGAGCCCACCCCGGGGTGCCCACCCCCTCCCCGGGGTGCCCACACCCTCCCCGAGGTGCCCACACCTTCCCCGGGGTGCCCACCCCCTCCCCGGGGTCCCTACGCCCCATCCCCGCTGCGCTCCCCGGGATGCCCGCGGTGCTCCCGGGATCCCCGCTCCGCTCCCAGGTGAGCCCGCTCGATTTCCGCCGGGAATCGCGCCGCTCCCGGGGCTTTCCCAGCTCCCGCTGAGGTGCCCATGCCATCCCTGGGGTGCCCGTGCCACCCTGAAGCTGCTTCCTCGCTCCGCTCGCCGGGATGCCCGCGGTACTCCCGGAGCGCCCGCGCCGCTCCCGGGGATGCCCGCTCGGCTTCCCGGAGGATTCACGCTACTCCCCGGAGTACTCGAGCCCCAACTTGGGGTGCCCATGCCACCCCTGGGGTGCCCATGCCATCCCTGGGGTGCCCATGCCGTCCCTGGGGTGTCTATTCTGCTTCCCTGggttcccaggctgctccctggggTGCCCATGCCATCCCTGgggtgcccaggctgctccctgaGGTGCCCATGCCACCCCTGTtgtgcccaggctgctccctggggTGCCCATGCTGCTCCCCGGGGTGCCCATGCCATCCCTGgggtgcccaggctgctccctgaGGTGCCCATGCCATCCCTGGGGTGTCTATTCTGCTTCCCTGGGTTCccaggcagctccctggggTACTCAAGCTCCCACTCAAGGTGtctttgctgctccctggggtgTCTATGCCATCTCTGgggtgcccaggctgctccctggggTGCTCAGGCCATCCCTGgggtgcccaggctgctccctaGGGTGCCCATGCCATCCCTGGGGTGCCCATGCCATCCTTGGGGTGCCCATGCCATCCTTGGGGTGTCTATTCTGCTTCCCTGGGTTCccaggcagctccctggggTACTCAAGCTCCCACTCAAGGTGTccttgctgctccctggggtgcccaggctgctccctggggTGCCCATGCCACCCCTGGGGTGTCTATTCTGCTTCCCTGggttcccaggctgctccctggggTGCCCAGGCTACTCCCTGGGGTGCccaggcagctccctggggTACTCAAGCTCCCACTCAAGGTGTccttgctgctccctggggtgcccaggctgctccctggggtgcccaggctgctccctgcaTTCCCAAACCTCTCCCTGGGTGCCTGGTGACCCCCCCCAgagtgcccaggctgcagccctgtgTTCCCCGGGTGCTCACCTCGCTCTTGGCATTCCCACACCAGCTCCTCACAGTGTccagggagtttgggggtgatTTTAGGATGGGTGTGATGGACCCATGGCAGCTGCATCACTGTGGGGTTTTGGCCTGGGTGCGCTCCGTGGGTTTTCCATGGCACTGGGAGTTGTCCGTGGCTGCTGAGCCTGGAAGGTCACATCATTGTCTTGCTGCTGCTAAAGTCCAAAATCCTGGAATCACTGGATCTTGATGGCTGAAAGACACCTTCAAAGTCACTGAATTAAccccccaagtgccacatctgcgtggctttaaatccctccagggatggggactccacccctgccctgggcagcccattccgATGCTTTACCAACTTTttcaggaaggaattttccctaaaatccccacTGAGGctccctggcccagcctgaggttgttccctctcctcctgtccctgttccctggcagggacttgtgcagagccacaaggtcccccctgagcctccttttctccaggctcagccccttcccagctccctcagcttctcctgaTTTTCCAGACCCTTCCCAACTCAGTTGCTCTTGGAGCTTTGGGAAAAATCTCATCACAGCTCCACCCTTGGAACTCTGCTTTGGCTCAtcctcccaggggctgctggaagcagaaagaccattaggaaatatttaatttgctgATAATGTGGCAGCTGCGAAGGATTCTGTGAAGTAAGGATGGAAGGAAATGCAAACCTTTGGCACAGCTTCAGTGCTCACTCTTCTCCAAGCTCCTGTGTGCTCCTGAAGCCCTGGGAAATGAATTTATCCCTATTTATAACAGAATGGCCGGGAACATAAAAGTCTTGGGGGACAAAAGTCAGAAGAGCCCCTAAAACACCTAAAAATAGCCCCCCTCAAGTCATTCCTCACTGACCACCGAGCCCAGACATCCAGACAACACtccaggcagcagtgctgccacCAGGATCCTTGTTTGGGGCAAAAAATGTGGGTTTAGGGGGTAttagagaaaacaaattatatttatttcttttagttCATGTGATGGATAAtttgggatgtgctgctgtATCTCACGATGTTCCCACTGTCCTCTCCTGCTCAGCTGGAAATACTTTTGAGTTAAAACatgaaagttttatttatttacatgatCTTGGCATTTCTCATGGATTTTTCTTGCATCCAGATTTGTGaaattcctcttttcttctctttttttttttttttttggctcatGGCTTTTAAATTTTGAGCAGAAAAACCCCACCTCTCTGGGCcttttcctgataattttttaAGGAGAACAGACAAGTTTTTCCTGGtggagaaaaacagaataaatgaagtaaaaaaatccatggaaatgcAAAATATCGAGCACGTTGCAACCTGGATGCTTTATCCCAGCAGGATCCAGGTGGAAATAAGGCAGCTGGAGGTGTTTTCCTGGCATGGTCGGCTCCTTTGGGAGGTTGGCCAAGAAGGGGATGAGCCTTTGAGCACCTGGGATGATCCATCCATGGGAAATTCCAACTCACTTCTGAGGAATTAAAGCCTAAATCCTCCATCTCCAGCTGAttcctccccttttccctcttggGATGTGCTTGGTCTCATCAAACAAGATGAAATCCATGGATGGTGATCCTGGAgagtggtgctgctgggatCTTGTTTGAACAACTTGGGCATTTTTTGGAAGAGAAGATTCCaagcaactggaaaaaaaaaaaccaaacctcttTGGAGGGATAAGGAGAGCAGGTTTAAAAGCTGGAAGGCATAAACAGAGCTTGCAGATCCCTGTTTTTCCTGGATATTTTTGGTGTTTCCAGCTGGAATTGgcactgggatttgggaattggCACCATTCTGATTAGTCAGTGAGAAACCGGGAGGGTTTCTCTGTGACTAAAGGCACAGTGCCAGGTCTGGTGAGTTGTGACACTTCAACATCCCCCAAGGCAGGGGGGATTTCCTTGAATCCTGATTCCAAGAGCTGCTGATTCCAGGAATTTCACCCACATCTTGAAAGAAGACTGacagctgctgtgctcagcacacGCGTGTCCCCACATCACTCATGTCCTCCAGCCACACTGGCCAGGATCACCTCTGGATCCACCCTGGCACTGAAATGGAACAGATTCCCTTTGGGATGTTCTGGGGATACACCACAAATTGGGGCAGGACTTTTTGAGGCTGGAGATTTTTATCTCTGGATGTTTTGGGTGCTGTGGGAGCATGCTGTGTTcctgtccccactgctgctgtgccagtTCCCTTCCCATCCTACTCCCATCCCCACGGTTTCCAATTCCCCatcctgttcccatccccacGGTTTCCAATTCCCCACTGTGCTCCCATTCCCACTATTTccattcccatcctgctcccatcaCACTCCTGTCCCTGGTGCCTGCTGTCCTTGTCACCGGCACGTTCCCATCCCTGTATGCTTCTGTCCTCACTGCCAtgccattcccattcccattgtTCTTCCATCTCTATTCCCTAatgatcccagcccagctgtgtgtTCCTCCTGGCTGGAcactgctccatcccagctggacATTGTTCCATCCATGGCAGGCATCAATTcatccatccagcctggccatgCCTCATTCCATCCTATCCATGCTTCCCATCCCAGATATCCGTCATTCCATGCTATTCCTGCTTTCCCATCCCACATATCCATTGCTCCATCCTATTCCTGCTTCCCATCCCAGTTATCATCATTCCATCCTATTCCTGCTTCCCATACTTCTTATTGATCCATCCTAGCCATACTTCACATTCCAACCCTGCATGCATCCATCCTATCTGTGCATCCCATCCCAGATATCCATCACTCCCTTCTGctcatccatcccatcccagatATCCATCACTCCCTCCTGctcatccatcccatcccagatATCCATCACTCCCTCCTGctcatccatcccatcccaaataTCCATCACTCCCTCCTGctcatccatcccatcccagatATCCATCACTCCCTCCTGctcatccatcccatcccaaataTCCATCACTCCCTCCTGctcatccatcccatcccaaataTCCATCACTCCCTGCTGctcatccatcccatcccagatATCCATCTGCTATTTCATCACCCTGGTATGGAACCAAACTCCTTCTGAGGCCAAAGGGGAAATGGGAGCTCGTTTTGGGAAAAGCAAAGCCACAACTCAAAATCCATCGTTGTCCCTCTGTCTGGGATACTTGGATTTCAACTGCCACCTTCCAGAGGGGAAAAACCCTTGGGAAGTGGCTGGAGAAGTCACCAGCAGCTGGAATTTTTCATGTCTAGCTGGGAATTAGTGGAGAAGGACGGGGGCTGTGACTGCAGCTGGAAttcagcagctggaggcagctgggaCTTCTGGCCTGGGACACTCGCTGCAAGGGGATGGAACTCCATAAAAACTGCTTGctggctggaggagctgctaCAAGTGACCACAAACATGCTGGAAgtggaatttttcctttctccagccTCTGGAAGAGCTGCTACAAATGATCCCAAAAATGCtgggaatattttccttttctgcatgCCCTGTGTCAGGCACAGCGTTCCTTTATTTCTGCAGGATGGATGAATCCCTATGTCCAGCCCTAGGCAGGATTTTACAGAATcatggaaaggtttgggttggaatagAATTTAGGGATCGCCTCATTCGGACAGGGATaacttccactatcccaggctgctccaagccccgtccaggGATGAGAAGTGGGGAACTCCCCATCACAATCAGAGGTTGTCTGATTTCCCTGTTGTGATTCCATGTTTTTTTTGCCCATCCCAGCGCACTGCAGCCGCCCCAAGGCCGTGGCCAACGCTCGCATCGAGGTTGGGAACCGCTCGGAGCTGAATTCCCGCCTGCGCTACTCCTGCAACCCCGGATACAAACGGAAAGCCGGGACCTCCAACCTCATCCAGTGCATCCTCTGGAACGGCTCCGAGCCCCGCTGGACCGACCCCACGCTCCAGTGCATCCGTAAGTGCTCCGTGGGAATCTGGGACCGGAGAAATACGAGTGCCACCCATgttcttttccttccaaaagAATCAGAAATAGAGGGAGAATTATGGAGAGGAATTTAATCCGTGGAATTCCTAATGGATCGTGAGTTGTCCGTGGGTTGGGAAAACAAAAGTTTAGGGCCTCGCATCCTTCAGTGTTCCCTGACCCAGGGGAGGAACTTATTGTTGAGGATGGAACGCCAGGAACGTGGAATTTATAAATTGCATAAACCAGAGGTGCCCAATCTGGGAAAACATAATTAAGAGGCTGAAAATATGGATTAATTAGGAGAATTAAAAAGAGACAAGTTATTAATCAATAGAAGACAGAATGGTAATTAATAACTTGAAGCCAGTCAacataattcttttttttttttttgctaaaatgcAAAAATTGTTAGAATTTGACAACGAACATCCATTTTCTGGAATTTGTGGAATTTCCCGCAGACCTTAACGctggataaaataatttttgactCTCTAAATTTCCAAACCACTTAGAGAGTTCATTtcccagctgatgggaaatGAACTCTCCCTGTTGTGTTTTCCCAAAGGAGATCCGTCTCTTTCCTGGGAAACCCCCGGCATGGAGAGCACAACCCAGAGAGGTGAGGAACAGAATTGGGATTGGGTTTGGAGCTGCCTGGGAGCAAAGCCACAGCTCCCAGGGTGTGGAAACCACAACATTCCCATGCTGGGATCAGATTCACCCCATGAGGTGAAATCCCAGTGAATTCTGTAGCTGTTGGACGAGGGAATGGAAATAACGGCGCTGCCTATTGATTTTGggaatttaaatatttcccaCTCTTTTCCCAGCAGGTACCACCGGTGCCAGCCTGAattccagcccctctccagcttccagtcagtcacctgtgccaccagcACCTGATGGGCTGTCACCAGACGGATCCAGGCCACCAGAGATGATTCCAACACCGGACACACCCACGCTGGGAGAGGGGACAACCCCACTGCCCATCCCACCCACAGATTATGCCCCAGGTTGGGCTGATTCCCAAGGGAATACAAACCTCCCCTGGGGcttgtttcttctgcttttccaatGGAATTCTTCCTTCTCTCCAACCTCCTTTTCAGTGAGGTTCCTCCCAGCATCCATCCTTTTCCTACCTCTCCAGctcaaaatttcttttctttctttttttccagtttcaatCCAGTCCTTGGCCTCTTCTGTTGGTAAGctgggtaaaaaaaaacaaacttatttGGGAAAAAGGggcttattttaatttttttaagtttcaaatCCCTTttgggggctgtgggagcttTATTCCATGGCCAATGGGAATGCCACTGAGTGGGGGAAGGATTTAGCACCCAAATTTCCTCCTGGAAAGAATAATTCCCAATTCCCTTcctctgggggtggggagggcaCCTTGTGATGGTGGCCCAGAGTGGTTTTGGCTCCTTATGGAGCTATTTGGATGGAATTCATCAGCCGTGGGTTGGGAGATGCTCCTCACCCTGAGTGTCCATCCCTCAGgactcctggtgctgctggtcaTTGGAATTGTGGCtgtctgctgctggaggaggaggaagtaAGTGCCAAACCCCAGGAATGAGTTTTCCAAAGCTTTTCCAAAGAAAAGCCTCGGAATGCCACTGATGCTCCTCTTCCCTGCACAGGCGCACCAGGCAGGGCTACATGGAGACAGAGATGGACATTCCCATGGAGGCTCATCCTCCTGGGAATGAGGAGGTGGCA harbors:
- the IL15RA gene encoding interleukin-15 receptor subunit alpha isoform X1, with protein sequence MAPPLLLQLLCGTAALLLLRSAAEPAHCSRPKAVANARIEVGNRSELNSRLRYSCNPGYKRKAGTSNLIQCILWNGSEPRWTDPTLQCIRDPSLSWETPGMESTTQRAGTTGASLNSSPSPASSQSPVPPAPDGLSPDGSRPPEMIPTPDTPTLGEGTTPLPIPPTDYAPGWADSQGNTNLPWGLFLLLFQWNSSFSPTSFSVRFLPASILFLPLQLKISFLSFFPVSIQSLASSVGLLVLLVIGIVAVCCWRRRKRTRQGYMETEMDIPMEAHPPGNEEVAPPVVVPTG
- the IL15RA gene encoding interleukin-15 receptor subunit alpha isoform X2, coding for MAPPLLLQLLCGTAALLLLRSAAEPAHCSRPKAVANARIEVGNRSELNSRLRYSCNPGYKRKAGTSNLIQCILWNGSEPRWTDPTLQCIRDPSLSWETPGMESTTQRGTTGASLNSSPSPASSQSPVPPAPDGLSPDGSRPPEMIPTPDTPTLGEGTTPLPIPPTDYAPGWADSQGNTNLPWGLFLLLFQWNSSFSPTSFSVRFLPASILFLPLQLKISFLSFFPVSIQSLASSVGLLVLLVIGIVAVCCWRRRKRTRQGYMETEMDIPMEAHPPGNEEVAPPVVVPTG